A region of the Pelecanus crispus isolate bPelCri1 chromosome 1, bPelCri1.pri, whole genome shotgun sequence genome:
TCCGTGGCATCGCCGTGGAGAAGTTCGACATCGTCAAGAAGTGGGGTATCAACACGTACAAGGTGAGCCGCTTCCCGGGAGCGCGGGCAGCGGGCTGGGGCTtggggcagcccccgcgccgGCGCCGaaggggcggcgggaggcggagGACGCGTCCGGGGATCTGCCCGCGGGATTCGCGGGGACGGGCTCCGCGGCTGCCCGCAGCGGCAAGGAGCGCTTCCCCCGCGCGTcggccggggagccggggcctCCTGACGCGCTGCTCCCTGGCCCGGCAGTGCACCAAGCAGCTGATCTCGGAGCGGTTCGGCCGGGGCTCCCGCACCGTGGACCTGGAGCTGGAGACGCAGATCGAGCTGCTCCGGGAGACAAAGCGCAAGTACGAGTGTGTGCTGCAGCTCGCGCGGGCTTTCACCAACCACTTCTACAGCCTGGTGCAGACCCAGCACGCCCTGGGGGATGCCTTTGCGGACCTCAGCCAGAAGTCTCCTGAGCTGCAGGTATGCCGCTGAGGAGATGGCGCGTGCCTTGCCTCCGCCTGTGCTGCGGCCCCTCGCGCCTGGGGAGGAGACCGAGAGACCCCGATCGACCTCGGGCTCCGCagcacggccgggggcggctcTCTGCTCCGCAGCACCCCAGGTGCGTGAGGAGGCGCAGGAGGAGCTCGGGGATGATAACGGCGCTCGGCGATAACGGCGCTCAGCGATAACGGCGCTCGGCGAACGCCCGGGGGCAGGCGGAGAGCGCGAAGGGCAGCGTCCCGGCACCTCCTGGgagcgcccggggccgggccgcctcCAGGCGCGTGGGCGCAGAGAGGGGGCCTTGCTGGCGCGGAGCCTgactccccctcccctcccctcccaggagGAGTTTGGCTACAACGCGGAAACGCAGAAGCTGCTCTGCAAGAACGGCGAAACGCTCCTGGGGGCCGTCAACTTCTTTGTCTCCAGCATCAACACGCTGGTGAACAAGACCATGGAGGACACGCTGATGACGGTCAAGCAGTACGAGACGGCCAGGTAGAGCGGGGCCGGGGTCCCGGGGGGCGTCCCCGGGGGGCAatggcggggccgcggcgcggcTCTGACTCGGGCCGTCCCGGCACAGGCTGGAGTACGACGCGTACCGCACGGACCTGGAGGAGCTGAGCATGGGCCCCCGCGACGCCAGCACCCTGTGCCGGCTGGACACGGCCCAGAGCCAGTTCCAGAGCCACAAGGACAAGTACGAAAAGCTGCGCGCCGACGTGGCCATCAAGCTCAAGTTCTTGGAGGAGAACAAGGTGGGgaggggcggggaagggggcgCGGGGCACGGCACGGGGGCCTGCTGCGCGCTCGCCCCGTTCctcggccgcccgcccgcccgagGTCTGTCCTTGGGTGGGCGGCAGCCGGGAGACcggaggggaagggcaggggagcGCCCGTCTGCCCGCCTCTCgctgctctgcagccttctCCCGGCTTTCGGGGCTCGCTCTGGGGAGCTGCCGGCCGCAGCTCTGACCCCCCGGGCCgcgtccctgctccctgcccctcaGCGCAAGGACAtcggggtgctggggtgtgtCCGGAGACGGGCgacggagctggggcagggtctggagcacggggctggtggggagcggctgagggagctgggggtgttcagcctggagaagaggaggctgaggggagacctgatcgctctgcagctcctggagtTGCAGCGAGGCGCGgattgggctcttctcccaagtagttagcgatgggatgagaggaaatggtctcaagctgcgccaggggaggtttaggttggatattaggaaaaatttctttacggaaggggtggtcaagcactggagcaggctgcccagagaggtggaggagtccccatccctggaggggttcaaaacgcgggcagaggtggcactgggggccatggttcagtgggcacgggggtgttggggtgatggttgggctggtgatcttagagatcctttccagccttagtgattcccagcttttacttcattataaatgacccagccccagccaggcgGCGTGGAGtcgctgctctccccttaactggttgCGGCGGCCTTGGCAGCGctgggttactggttggactgggcGCTCTTCAAGGGCTTTTCCCACCTCAGCGATCCCATGATCCCGTGACTGATCCGTGGGGTAGCGGGGCCGGCCCGCTGCAGGCTGAGCCCTGATCTCTCCCCAGATCAAGGTGATGCACAAGCAGCTCCTGCTCTTCCACAACGCCATCTCCGCCTACTTCGCCGGgaaccagcagcagctggagcagaccCTCAAGCAGTTCAACATCAAGCTGAAGACCCCCGGTGCCGAGAAGCCCTCCTGGCTGGAGGAGCAGtgagccgcccccgccgccccccgcgcgcTCTGCCCGGGGGCACCATGGACCCGAATTCCgggcgcggggcccggccgcgtGCTGGCGGGGGGACGcggcccgggccccgctgcggccgggggctgccccgcggggcggggggagcggggagctgcgAGCAGGGCCCTGGCGCTGCCGGGGGAGAGGAgcccggaggggctggggctccccCGTCGCGTCCCCTCGGGGCAGAGTccagccctgcccggctccTCCGTGCTCCCGTAGCTCCGGCGCTGCGGCCGGGGGCCCCCCCTGCCTCCCGGCGCCCCTGCGGGGCAGCGGAGCCCCCCTCGCCGGAGCCCCCCTCGCTGAGGCCATGCGCCCCAGaccccgccgcggggggggccgggacGCCCCGGGGCTCTTCCCTGCCCCGGCTCCGGGGCCCAGCCCGGGAACACGGCTGCCCTGCGGCCGGAGCGCTGCTTTCCCGGTGCAGgggtcccctccctgtcccgggggggctgcgggcgcccACCCGCTGCGGCTGCGGGGCTCCGGCCTTCTCGCCCAGCGCTGCGGCGGCTCCGTCTCCCTCCCGGCCCATCCCTGGAGTTTTCGGGGCAGCCGCTCTtgcactccccccccccccagcccgaCACTACACTCCCCCACGCGCAGGGTGGGCCGCGGCGTCGCacggccggccccggggccgggggtccccgcgcGCCGCTGCTAGCCGTGGCCGGGGGGCCGCCGGACCCCAGGCAGGAGCCGTGGGCGCTCGAACCAAGGACCAAaggccggcggccgcggcccaGGCGGCTGCGCGTGCGAGCCCACGCGTGCCAAGGGCGCGTGCGAGCCCACGCGTGCCGAGGGCGTCGCGGGCGTCGCGTGCAGCGGTGTCGGGGCGCGGGCCGGCCTCCGGCGCGCGAGGGCCCCGTCCCGCTCCCGCTGAGCCCCGGCCGCGCGCAGCACTTGGGCACTTTCCTCAGACGAAGCGGTTCGGTTTTCTTGCTAATTTAATCCCTGGTAATTTAATGTCCGGATCTGACGCGCCACCCCCCAACCCTTTCCTGGTGAAGgtctgacaccccccccccccccccttccttcccaacTTCTGTAAGATTCCAGAATAAAGCGGTACGGATCGCCGGTGTGTGCGGAGCCGTGGGCCTGGccccccgggggcggcggggggcgctggggggggggcgggggctgaGGTTCCCCTGCCGCTGCCTTCGGCCCGGGCtccggggggagcggggcagcgcccgccgccccctctTCACCCAGCGCGGCTgcggggctc
Encoded here:
- the ARFIP2 gene encoding arfaptin-2 isoform X2; its protein translation is MSDGIMSKAATMEIPISSNGDAGSLPEDDGLEQDLQQVMVSGPNLNETSIVSGGYGGTAEGIIPTSTIKGSGLHPPHPSPAVGGEEVVRGIAVEKFDIVKKWGINTYKCTKQLISERFGRGSRTVDLELETQIELLRETKRKYECVLQLARAFTNHFYSLVQTQHALGDAFADLSQKSPELQEEFGYNAETQKLLCKNGETLLGAVNFFVSSINTLVNKTMEDTLMTVKQYETARLEYDAYRTDLEELSMGPRDASTLCRLDTAQSQFQSHKDKYEKLRADVAIKLKFLEENKIKVMHKQLLLFHNAISAYFAGNQQQLEQTLKQFNIKLKTPGAEKPSWLEEQ
- the ARFIP2 gene encoding arfaptin-2 isoform X3, whose amino-acid sequence is MSDGIMSKAATMEIPISSNGDAGSLPEDDGLEQDLQQVMVSGPNLNETSIVSGGYGGTAEGIIPTSSGLHPPHPSPAVGGEEVVRGIAVEKFDIVKKWGINTYKCTKQLISERFGRGSRTVDLELETQIELLRETKRKYECVLQLARAFTNHFYSLVQTQHALGDAFADLSQKSPELQEEFGYNAETQKLLCKNGETLLGAVNFFVSSINTLVNKTMEDTLMTVKQYETARLEYDAYRTDLEELSMGPRDASTLCRLDTAQSQFQSHKDKYEKLRADVAIKLKFLEENKIKVMHKQLLLFHNAISAYFAGNQQQLEQTLKQFNIKLKTPGAEKPSWLEEQ
- the ARFIP2 gene encoding arfaptin-2 isoform X5; protein product: MSDGIMSKAATMEIPISSNGDAGSLPEDDGLEQDLQQVMVSGPNLNETSIVSGGYGGTAEGIIPTSSGLHPPHPSPAVGGEEVVRGIAVEKFDIVKKWGINTYKCTKQLISERFGRGSRTVDLELETQIELLRETKRKYECVLQLARAFTNHFYSLVQTQHALGDAFADLSQKSPELQEEFGYNAETQKLLCKNGETLLGAVNFFVSSINTLVNKTMEDTLMTVKQYETARLEYDAYRTDLEELSMGPRDASTLCRLDTAQSQFQSHKDKYEKLRADVAIKLKFLEENKVMHKQLLLFHNAISAYFAGNQQQLEQTLKQFNIKLKTPGAEKPSWLEEQ
- the ARFIP2 gene encoding arfaptin-2 isoform X1 is translated as MSDGIMSKAATMEIPISSNGDAGSLPEDDGLEQVCRWAARAPPSPLQDLQQVMVSGPNLNETSIVSGGYGGTAEGIIPTSTIKGSGLHPPHPSPAVGGEEVVRGIAVEKFDIVKKWGINTYKCTKQLISERFGRGSRTVDLELETQIELLRETKRKYECVLQLARAFTNHFYSLVQTQHALGDAFADLSQKSPELQEEFGYNAETQKLLCKNGETLLGAVNFFVSSINTLVNKTMEDTLMTVKQYETARLEYDAYRTDLEELSMGPRDASTLCRLDTAQSQFQSHKDKYEKLRADVAIKLKFLEENKIKVMHKQLLLFHNAISAYFAGNQQQLEQTLKQFNIKLKTPGAEKPSWLEEQ
- the ARFIP2 gene encoding arfaptin-2 isoform X7; translation: MSDGIMSKAATMEIPISSNGDAGSLPEDDGLEQDLQQVMVSGPNLNETSIVSGGYGGTAEGIIPTKEVVRGIAVEKFDIVKKWGINTYKCTKQLISERFGRGSRTVDLELETQIELLRETKRKYECVLQLARAFTNHFYSLVQTQHALGDAFADLSQKSPELQEEFGYNAETQKLLCKNGETLLGAVNFFVSSINTLVNKTMEDTLMTVKQYETARLEYDAYRTDLEELSMGPRDASTLCRLDTAQSQFQSHKDKYEKLRADVAIKLKFLEENKIKVMHKQLLLFHNAISAYFAGNQQQLEQTLKQFNIKLKTPGAEKPSWLEEQ
- the ARFIP2 gene encoding arfaptin-2 isoform X4, with translation MSDGIMSKAATMEIPISSNGDAGSLPEDDGLEQDLQQVMVSGPNLNETSIVSGGYGGTAEGIIPTSSGLHPPHPSPAVGGEEVVRGIAVEKFDIVKKWGINTYKCTKQLISERFGRGSRTVDLELETQIELLRETKRKYECVLQLARAFTNHFYSLVQTQHALGDAFADLSQKSPELQEFGYNAETQKLLCKNGETLLGAVNFFVSSINTLVNKTMEDTLMTVKQYETARLEYDAYRTDLEELSMGPRDASTLCRLDTAQSQFQSHKDKYEKLRADVAIKLKFLEENKIKVMHKQLLLFHNAISAYFAGNQQQLEQTLKQFNIKLKTPGAEKPSWLEEQ
- the ARFIP2 gene encoding arfaptin-2 isoform X6, producing the protein MSDGIMSKAATMEIPISSNGDAGSLPEDDGLEQDLQQVMVSGPNLNETSIVSGGYGGTAEGIIPTSSGLHPPHPSPAVGGEEVVRGIAVEKFDIVKKWGINTYKCTKQLISERFGRGSRTVDLELETQIELLRETKRKYECVLQLARAFTNHFYSLVQTQHALGDAFADLSQKSPELQEEFGYNAETQKLLCKNGETLLGAVNFFVSSINTLVNKTMEDTLMTVKQLEYDAYRTDLEELSMGPRDASTLCRLDTAQSQFQSHKDKYEKLRADVAIKLKFLEENKIKVMHKQLLLFHNAISAYFAGNQQQLEQTLKQFNIKLKTPGAEKPSWLEEQ
- the ARFIP2 gene encoding arfaptin-2 isoform X8 produces the protein MSDGIMSKAATMEIPISSNGDAGSLPEDDGLEQDLQQVMVSGPNLNETSIVSGGYGGTAEGIIPTSTIKAPPFAGCLVQPHPPRGPSVSPSASAASRMAAQAAASAGSGLHPPHPSPAVGGEEVVRGIAVEKFDIVKKWGINTYKCTKQLISERFGRGSRTVDLELETQIELLRETKRKYECVLQLARAFTNHFYSLVQTQHALGDAFADLSQKSPELQEEFGYNAETQKLLCKNGETLLGAVNFFVSSINTLVNKTMEDTLMTVKQYETARLEYDAYRTDLEELSMGPRDASTLCRLDTAQSQFQSHKDKYEKLRADVAIKLKFLEENKIKVMHKQLLLFHNAISAYFAGNQQQLEQTLKQFNIKLKTPGAEKPSWLEEQ